A window of the Motacilla alba alba isolate MOTALB_02 chromosome 17, Motacilla_alba_V1.0_pri, whole genome shotgun sequence genome harbors these coding sequences:
- the LOC119709152 gene encoding ectonucleoside triphosphate diphosphohydrolase 8-like gives MARVPWLWDSAGRERAGSGQGCKQTYRQIGQRCGQGEGRVRERGAGRGEGGGQGGSREGAGRRTGREQAGSRQGAGRERAGRGRVSGAGSGSPELPALSARGCAQSPPRPGPDPDVRERLSFAFASLCSAEAAWARSRRGTGCAPIAAPRRDGEGSGHRPPQSPSMSPRLLRAVGWGSAAVLGLLTVVVFVLVLIPAKDAVLPTRIKYGLVFDAGSTHTSLYIYRWRADKENGTGIVSQVEACSVSGPGISSYADDPAGAGASLKPCLDRAMKIVPAEQQRETPTYLGATAGMRLLREENSTKAEQVLAEVSKAIGEYPVDFRGARILLGSEEGSFGWITVNYLLETLVKFSFAEKWEHPQDAEVLGALDLGGASTQITFQPGVPVEDRNTSVFFRLYGTNYSLYSHSYLCYGQSQALKMLLAALHQASSSAQIIHPCYPQGYQENITVAELYDSPCVRAPSSASPGLVLTVTGTGDPAACGTAVRRLFNFSCRAQGPCGFNGVYQPPVRGQFFAFSGFYHSLHFLNLTGGQSLSLVNATIRQICNSSWKQVQELFPTANRTQLRDTCTASSYILTLLLQGYKFNITTWPSIHFIRQVANIDVGWTLGYMLNLTNMIPSEPRTAVTELPTSIWIAATVLLAIMLILIFCLLTAMCCHRNSSGYEQL, from the exons ATGGCCAGAGTCCCGTGGCTTTGGGACAGTGCGGGCAGGGAGCGGGCAGGGAGCGGGCAGGGATGCAAGCAGACGTACCGGCAGATAGGGCAGAGGTGCGGGCAGGGAGAAGGCAGAGTGCGGGAGCGTGGtgcaggcagaggggagggagggggacagggagggagcagggagggagcaggcaggaggacagggagggagcaggcagggagcaggcagggagcggGCAGGGAGCGGGCAGGCCGGGGCCGGGTGTCCGGTGCGGGCAGCGGCAGCCCCGAGCTCCCCGCTCTTTCCGCCCGcggctgtgcccagagcccgCCCCGGCCGGGGCCGGACCCGGACGTCCGAGAGCGACTCAGCTTCGCTTTCGCTTCACTCTGCTCCGCCGAGGCGGCGTGGGCCCGGAGCCGGCGGGGAACGGGCTGTGCCCCGATCGCCGCTCCACGGAGGGACGGAGAGGGCTCCGGGCACAG ACCTCCCCAGAGCCCATCGATGTCGCCGCGCCTACTCAGGGCGGTGGGCTGGGGCTCGGCGGCCGTGCTGGGACTGCTGACGGTGGTCGTCTTCGTCCTGGTCCTGATCCCGGCAAAGGATGCTGTCCTTCCTACCAGAATCAAA tACGGCCTGGTGTTTGACGCTGGCTCCACACACACCTCCCTCTACATCTACCGGTGGCGTGCGGACAAGGAGAATGGCACTGGCATTGTGTCCCAGGTGGAGGCCTGCTCTGTGTCTG GACCCGGCATCTCCAGCTACGCAGACGACCCCGCGGGGGCTGGCGCCAGCCTGAAGCCTTGCCTAGACAGGGCCATGAAGATCGTCCCGGCCGAGCAGCAGCGGGAGACCCCCACGTACCTGGGGGCCACGGCCGGCATGCGGCTGCTGAG ggaggagaacAGCACCAAGGCCGAGCAGGTCTTGGCcgaggtgtccaaggccattGGGGAGTACCCTGTGGATTTCCGTGGAGCTCGGATCCTGCTGGGGAGCGAGGAGGGTTCCTTTGGCTGGATCACTGTCAACTACCTGCTGGAGACACTGGTCAAg TTCTCGTTTGCAGAGAAATGGGAACATCCCCAGGACGCTGAGGTTCTGGGAGCTCTGGACCTTGGCGGTGCCTCGACGCAGATCACCTTCCAGCCCGGGGTCCCCGTGGAGGACAGGAACACGTCTGTGTTCTTCCGGCTCTACGGCACCAACTACTCCCTGTACAGCCACAGCTACCTGTGCTATGGGCAGAGCCAGGCCCTGaagatgctgctggcagctctgcaccag GCCAGCTCGAGTGCCCAGATCATCCACCCCTGCTACCCCCAGGGGTACCAGGAGAACATCACCGTGGCAGAGCTCTATGACAGCCCCTGTGTGCGTGCACCaagctcagccagccctggccttgTCCTCACGGTgacggggacaggggacccaGCTGCGTGTGGCACGGCCGTCCGGAGACTCTTCAACTTCAGCTGCAGGGCGCAGGGGCCGTGCGGGTTCAATGGGGTCTATCAGCCCCCCGTGCGGGGACAGTTCTTC GCCTTCTCAGGGTTTTATCACAGCCTTCACTTCCTGAACCTGACAGGAGGGCAGTCCTTGAGCTTGGTCAATGCCACCATCAGGCAGATAtgcaacagcagctggaaacag GTGCAGGAGTTGTTCCCCACGGCAAACAGGACCCAGCTCCGTGACAcctgcacagccagctcctaCATACTCACCCTCCTCCTGCAAGGCTACAAATTCAACATCACAACATGGCCTAGCATCCACTTCATCCGGCAG GTTGCTAACATAGATGTGGGCTGGACTCTGGGCTACATGCTCAATCTCACCAACATGATCCCCTCGGAGCCTCGCACAGCAGTCACAGAGCTCCCGACAAGCATCTGGATAGCAGCCACAGTTCTGCTGGCCATCATGCTCATCCTCATCTTCTGCCTGCTCACAGCCATGTGCTGCCATAGAAACTCCTCGGGCTATGAGCAGCTGTAG